In a single window of the Rhodopirellula bahusiensis genome:
- a CDS encoding sulfatase-like hydrolase/transferase, with translation MPKLLRPQAACQVGHLACKVHCEFFANFNVCLIILSICQSFKNPSEIGCGFSFLFGIPDMRLVLGVIVSLLFADLAVAADRPNILWVVSEDNSPEYLGAYGNTLARTPNIDRLAKKGIVFDHVYTAPICAPSRSTIITGVYASSLGTQHMRSERPLPPDVRFFPAALREAGYYCTNNDKTDYNTSTSWKDVWDESSKTAHWRNRSSDQPFFSVFNIFESHESRIFQHLPLQTEPEFVRVPAYLPDTAVVRDDIARYQDCVNRADAAIGKVLAELEADGLADDTIIFYYSDHGGAVVGSKRFLNDAGTHAAMVAYFPPKYSHLAPSGPGTHNPELIHFADLAPTVFSLVGVAPLPQFQGRAFAGPARAPAPEFTYMFADRMDERYNLVRAVTDGRYRYVRNYHPDRHWGQWSDFLWRMASAQEWDLYHRRHLTTAEQSRFFSPASAEAIYDCEADPDNVHNLANDPSMHEQVARMRGALRGHLLSIRDTGFLPEPMMIAQANGHSPRAATAADEFYPLSTIIDWLDAVQLGTNAPRPIDPVSAPAVMRYWLAAASPTASPTDQLLSLLHDEASSVRIAAAEALLRRGESADALAAIEASLAPEVQPEVQVFALDALARIQPALTDSLGQRLGDFAASPAWGGSDYFLARLSRHLLADHRKPAFILNVESSPSSFDLPYPNSQTIAGLTFDWTTHKRHALGSDNFQLTWAADDNLYGAWGDGGGFGGTNNRGRANLGFARIEGPAADYQGFNVWGGFESEHPATFRGKSWGTIALDDTLFMWTVPDVPPNLPYRNHFEHAELARSLDHGATWTKAEWKFNEVENLSVPTFLNFGRGNTGVPQRMDGYIYSYFIRPEKPDLEQMGPMGRGLRTQVPGDIYLARAAPDKLFESRESQEFFTGVDDGGKPTWGGVADKQPVFSDANGVGWCVSAAYHPGLDRILLTTEHGISHHGQLGIFEAPNPWGPWATVSYFQPTAPFGSERLGSNLPWRNNVFFASFPTKWFDGDTFTLSFTGSGSGSDNDSFNTVRGTFRRR, from the coding sequence GTGCCCAAGCTTCTCAGGCCGCAAGCGGCTTGTCAAGTTGGGCATCTGGCCTGTAAAGTGCATTGCGAATTCTTCGCAAACTTCAACGTCTGTTTGATTATTCTATCGATCTGCCAAAGTTTTAAGAATCCGAGTGAAATCGGTTGTGGCTTTTCATTTCTTTTCGGGATCCCTGATATGAGACTAGTGCTCGGCGTAATTGTTTCTCTCCTGTTTGCCGACCTCGCAGTCGCCGCAGACCGCCCGAACATTCTGTGGGTCGTCAGCGAGGATAATTCACCTGAATATCTAGGCGCTTATGGCAACACGCTCGCGCGCACTCCTAACATCGACCGACTTGCAAAAAAGGGCATCGTGTTCGATCACGTCTACACCGCGCCAATCTGCGCTCCTTCTCGCAGCACGATCATCACTGGCGTTTACGCCAGCAGCCTCGGCACGCAGCACATGCGTAGCGAACGCCCCTTGCCGCCAGATGTAAGATTCTTCCCCGCAGCACTCCGCGAGGCAGGCTACTACTGCACCAACAACGACAAAACCGATTACAACACATCCACGTCATGGAAAGATGTATGGGACGAGAGTAGTAAAACCGCACATTGGCGGAACCGCTCGTCCGACCAGCCGTTTTTCTCAGTGTTCAATATTTTTGAATCACACGAGTCTCGGATTTTTCAACATCTTCCACTTCAGACCGAACCTGAATTCGTTCGCGTACCGGCTTATCTCCCGGATACCGCCGTCGTCCGTGATGACATCGCCCGTTACCAGGACTGCGTCAACCGCGCCGATGCAGCCATCGGTAAGGTCCTCGCTGAACTCGAAGCAGACGGGCTCGCCGACGACACAATCATCTTCTACTACTCGGATCACGGTGGTGCCGTCGTCGGCAGCAAACGCTTCCTCAACGACGCTGGAACTCACGCTGCCATGGTCGCGTATTTCCCTCCGAAATATAGCCATCTCGCGCCTTCCGGTCCCGGCACGCACAACCCAGAGCTGATCCACTTCGCTGACCTCGCCCCCACAGTGTTCAGCCTCGTCGGAGTTGCACCGTTGCCACAATTCCAAGGCCGCGCCTTCGCTGGGCCCGCGCGTGCCCCCGCGCCAGAGTTCACGTACATGTTCGCCGATCGCATGGACGAACGTTACAACCTTGTTCGTGCCGTCACCGACGGGCGCTACCGATACGTCCGCAACTACCATCCCGATCGCCATTGGGGCCAGTGGTCCGACTTTCTCTGGCGCATGGCAAGCGCCCAAGAATGGGATCTCTACCACCGGCGCCACCTCACCACTGCCGAGCAATCACGGTTCTTTTCCCCGGCTTCCGCCGAAGCGATCTACGACTGCGAAGCCGATCCGGACAATGTCCACAATCTTGCCAACGATCCGAGCATGCACGAACAGGTTGCTCGCATGCGTGGCGCCCTGCGTGGCCACTTGTTGAGCATTCGGGACACTGGTTTCTTGCCGGAGCCCATGATGATCGCGCAAGCCAACGGCCACTCACCGCGCGCCGCCACAGCTGCAGACGAATTCTACCCACTTTCCACCATCATCGATTGGCTCGACGCGGTCCAGTTGGGCACCAACGCTCCCCGCCCGATCGATCCGGTCAGCGCGCCCGCTGTGATGCGTTACTGGCTCGCCGCTGCCTCTCCCACCGCTTCACCAACTGATCAGCTCCTCAGCTTGCTACACGACGAAGCATCCAGTGTCCGCATCGCAGCCGCCGAAGCCCTTTTGCGTCGTGGCGAATCAGCCGACGCCCTGGCCGCAATTGAAGCCAGCCTAGCACCTGAGGTCCAGCCCGAGGTCCAGGTCTTTGCCCTCGACGCCCTCGCCCGGATCCAGCCCGCGTTGACGGATTCCCTTGGCCAGCGTCTCGGCGATTTTGCGGCATCTCCCGCCTGGGGTGGCAGCGACTACTTTCTCGCGCGGCTATCCCGTCACCTGTTGGCCGACCACCGCAAGCCAGCCTTCATTCTCAACGTCGAAAGCTCCCCGTCCTCCTTCGACCTTCCCTACCCGAACAGTCAAACCATTGCTGGACTCACCTTCGATTGGACCACTCACAAACGGCACGCGCTCGGCAGCGACAACTTTCAGCTCACCTGGGCTGCAGACGACAATCTGTATGGAGCCTGGGGCGACGGGGGCGGTTTCGGCGGCACTAACAATCGCGGTCGAGCCAATCTCGGCTTTGCGCGTATCGAAGGTCCGGCCGCCGACTATCAAGGCTTTAATGTCTGGGGTGGGTTCGAATCCGAGCATCCCGCCACGTTCAGAGGCAAGAGCTGGGGCACGATCGCGCTCGATGACACTTTGTTCATGTGGACGGTGCCAGACGTGCCGCCGAACTTGCCGTATCGCAACCACTTCGAACATGCCGAACTCGCCCGCTCACTTGATCACGGCGCAACCTGGACAAAGGCCGAATGGAAATTCAACGAAGTAGAGAACCTGTCCGTCCCCACATTCCTCAACTTCGGGCGAGGAAATACTGGCGTTCCGCAACGGATGGACGGATACATCTACTCGTATTTCATTCGCCCCGAGAAGCCCGACCTAGAGCAAATGGGGCCCATGGGTCGCGGGCTTCGCACTCAGGTACCAGGAGACATCTACCTCGCACGTGCCGCCCCCGACAAACTGTTCGAGTCTCGCGAGTCCCAGGAGTTTTTCACCGGTGTCGACGACGGCGGGAAACCGACCTGGGGCGGGGTCGCTGACAAGCAACCGGTCTTCAGCGATGCAAACGGTGTCGGCTGGTGCGTCAGTGCCGCATATCACCCAGGACTCGATCGCATCCTGCTGACCACCGAACACGGCATCAGCCACCACGGCCAACTGGGCATCTTCGAAGCGCCCAACCCCTGGGGGCCCTGGGCCACCGTCAGCTATTTCCAGCCCACCGCCCCCTTTGGATCAGAACGTCTCGGTAGTAACCTTCCTTGGCGCAACAACGTGTTCTTCGCCTCTTTCCCAACGAAGTGGTTCGACGGCGACACGTTCACGCTGTCCTTCACTGGATCAGGCAGCGGTTCTGACAACGACTCCTTCAACACAGTGCGGGGAACCTTCCGACGACGATAG
- a CDS encoding sulfatase/phosphatase domain-containing protein, with protein MQLLIRMGVPVCPRSTLLKIAKVEVPKTSDSLNLTPLLRGQTDSFPDRALIWHFPNFWGPLSRTEPVPGPGLGPGSTIRHGDWKLIFYHSDQRFELFNLATDLGETENLVDDQPKIADHLADELTGFLRAHNSPMPIVRSTGDPVPMSSEVRGR; from the coding sequence ATGCAATTGCTGATAAGAATGGGTGTCCCTGTTTGCCCCCGTTCGACATTACTGAAAATTGCCAAAGTGGAAGTGCCGAAAACAAGCGACAGCTTGAATCTGACGCCTCTGTTACGAGGCCAAACCGATTCATTTCCCGATCGCGCTCTCATATGGCACTTCCCTAATTTCTGGGGACCACTCTCTCGAACGGAACCCGTTCCCGGTCCAGGACTTGGACCGGGCAGCACGATTCGCCATGGCGATTGGAAGCTGATTTTCTATCACAGCGATCAGCGATTCGAACTCTTTAACTTGGCGACTGATCTCGGCGAGACCGAAAATTTGGTGGATGACCAACCGAAGATCGCAGATCACCTTGCAGATGAGCTGACAGGATTCTTGCGTGCACACAATTCACCTATGCCGATCGTCAGATCGACCGGTGACCCAGTTCCGATGTCTTCCGAAGTTCGCGGTCGATAG
- a CDS encoding arylsulfatase, giving the protein MYLIDITRLVLTATGLASLLVVSCSLANAADKPNVILIVADDQGYGDMSCHGNPILKTPNMDRLFIKSVRLTDFHVAPMCSPTRGQLMTGRDAMKNGCTAVCQGRSMMRADIPTMADFFAGSGYDTGHFGKWHMGDSNPHRPQDRGFQETLHHRAWGITSLADYWSNSYFDPVLNHNGVDKKIEGYCTDIFFDYAMEWIDRKSKVNDDKPFFVYLPTNAPHVPDVCDDKYSGPYVGEHDGKNIPSKFFGMIANLDENLGRLEEFLKGRGLRDDTLLIYMSDNGTQSNEAKELFNAGMRDKKRSVFEGGHRVPCFVRWPNGKLIQGGDVNELTQVQDLLPTLIELCGLQEVNFPFDDSVESQARGLCHFDGSSLAGLLKGTSNELPDRKIVIQYGVSGAKWGSAVALWDKWRLVGPGMLYNIATDPHQDHNVADRHPEIAKAMEEHYDRWHAEAKLLHDIPRWIKVGTQQQNPMMLYAQDWVGDYCDSRSGLTKGTAVGYWNVDAAKAGIYELEFRRWPAESKLPLNVGYGLDFKQGQKGQRPVVAANLQIGGANYTLDCIAEETHVTFRVNLKVGQQRLSTRLLDASDQTLCSAMYVKLTRLPDSVKVELTPESVRKPKDTAHAASPFPNPSPARPVTLAKDDILMADFEGKDFGDWEATGDAFTSGPTEAKSRIVGFQGHGVLDTFIANGSDRPTGTLTSPEFTIDRKQINILIGGGKTPDKTCVNLLVDGKPVRTAIGSATKNAANQKILRWVIWDVSELEGMSARIQIVDQHSGEWGHIVVDQIYRSNQKPSAESK; this is encoded by the coding sequence ATGTATCTCATTGACATTACCCGACTTGTCCTGACGGCAACTGGATTGGCAAGCCTTCTTGTTGTTTCATGTTCGCTTGCAAACGCTGCGGACAAGCCTAACGTGATTCTGATCGTGGCGGATGACCAGGGGTATGGCGACATGTCGTGTCATGGCAATCCCATATTGAAAACTCCTAACATGGACAGACTCTTTATAAAGAGCGTGCGACTGACTGACTTTCACGTCGCGCCGATGTGCTCGCCAACTCGTGGGCAACTGATGACCGGACGCGACGCGATGAAGAATGGATGCACGGCCGTGTGTCAGGGGCGATCAATGATGCGCGCCGATATTCCGACCATGGCCGACTTCTTTGCGGGATCGGGATACGACACGGGGCACTTCGGCAAGTGGCACATGGGCGACAGTAATCCGCATCGACCGCAGGATCGAGGGTTTCAGGAAACGCTTCATCATCGTGCGTGGGGAATCACGTCACTCGCTGATTACTGGAGCAACAGCTACTTCGATCCGGTTTTGAATCACAACGGTGTTGATAAGAAGATCGAAGGCTATTGCACTGACATCTTCTTCGATTACGCAATGGAGTGGATCGATCGCAAATCGAAAGTTAACGACGACAAGCCGTTCTTTGTCTACCTACCGACGAATGCGCCGCACGTGCCAGACGTGTGCGATGACAAATATTCCGGTCCCTACGTCGGCGAGCACGACGGTAAGAACATTCCCAGCAAGTTCTTTGGGATGATTGCGAACCTCGACGAAAACCTTGGTCGGCTGGAAGAGTTTCTAAAAGGTCGCGGACTGCGAGATGACACGCTGCTGATCTACATGTCGGACAACGGTACGCAGAGCAACGAAGCGAAGGAATTATTCAACGCTGGCATGAGGGACAAGAAGAGGAGCGTGTTTGAAGGCGGTCATCGCGTGCCTTGCTTCGTTCGTTGGCCGAACGGAAAGCTGATTCAAGGTGGCGACGTGAATGAGCTGACTCAGGTGCAAGACCTGTTGCCGACGCTGATCGAACTTTGTGGTTTACAGGAGGTAAACTTCCCGTTTGACGACAGTGTGGAATCGCAAGCTCGAGGCTTATGCCACTTTGACGGATCCAGCCTTGCCGGTTTGCTAAAAGGAACGTCGAACGAACTGCCTGACCGCAAGATTGTCATTCAATACGGCGTCTCTGGCGCAAAATGGGGCTCCGCCGTTGCACTCTGGGACAAGTGGAGACTTGTCGGCCCCGGAATGCTCTACAACATCGCCACCGATCCACATCAGGACCACAACGTTGCTGATCGGCATCCTGAAATCGCTAAAGCCATGGAGGAACATTATGACCGGTGGCACGCCGAAGCGAAGCTGTTGCACGACATACCTCGATGGATCAAAGTTGGCACTCAGCAGCAAAATCCAATGATGCTGTACGCGCAGGACTGGGTGGGCGATTACTGCGACAGCCGCAGTGGACTTACGAAAGGTACAGCGGTCGGATATTGGAATGTCGATGCTGCCAAAGCTGGCATATACGAACTGGAATTTCGTCGCTGGCCTGCGGAATCTAAATTGCCGCTGAATGTCGGATACGGTCTGGACTTCAAACAGGGCCAAAAAGGGCAGCGTCCCGTTGTGGCCGCCAATCTGCAGATTGGCGGCGCGAACTACACCCTCGACTGCATTGCCGAAGAGACCCACGTAACTTTTCGCGTCAACCTGAAGGTCGGCCAACAGCGATTGAGTACGCGTTTGCTCGATGCGAGCGATCAGACGCTTTGCAGCGCGATGTACGTCAAGCTGACCCGGCTGCCTGATTCGGTAAAAGTCGAACTGACTCCGGAGTCAGTTCGAAAACCAAAAGACACTGCTCACGCCGCATCACCATTCCCGAATCCAAGTCCGGCGAGACCAGTGACGCTCGCCAAAGACGACATCCTTATGGCTGATTTCGAGGGAAAGGACTTTGGCGACTGGGAAGCAACGGGTGACGCATTCACGTCTGGACCGACTGAGGCCAAGAGCCGTATTGTCGGCTTTCAGGGACACGGCGTTCTGGACACATTCATTGCCAATGGCAGCGACAGGCCAACCGGCACACTGACGTCCCCGGAATTCACAATCGATCGCAAGCAAATCAACATTCTGATCGGCGGCGGAAAGACACCAGACAAGACGTGCGTGAATCTGCTGGTTGACGGTAAGCCCGTACGAACGGCGATCGGCAGCGCGACCAAAAATGCAGCCAATCAGAAGATCCTGCGATGGGTCATTTGGGACGTGTCTGAACTTGAAGGCATGTCGGCTCGCATCCAGATCGTCGACCAGCATTCAGGTGAGTGGGGCCACATCGTTGTCGACCAAATCTACCGATCGAATCAGAAGCCAAGTGCAGAATCCAAATGA
- a CDS encoding ISL3 family transposase, which produces MSTTLLYQSFGIRGYQQIRIEFNAGVTRFHVAPDEKSICCPSCGSNNVIRRGVKQREFRASPIGLKQTVVVATLPRVQCRDCGVVRQIQVRFADARRSYTKDWAKYALQLTRSMTIKDVADLLRVTWDVIKEIKKNDLRRRFANPSLKDVQRIAIDEICIGKGHRYVTLVMNLDSGAIIYVGDGKSAESLVPFWKRLGRRRHRIEAVAMDMSSAYISAVRGNLPKADIVFDRFHVVKLMNEKLTTLRRQLYREATVDEKSVLKGSRWLLLKNPENLSEDRDEKAHLAAALELNEPLAMGYYLKEELRLFWAETFRWPAQLFLRSWCQRAIATGLSPLKTMAKTLTRLEHGLLSYFDHRISSGPMEGTNNKIKTVQRQSYGIRDREYFELLLYSLHQTKYALVG; this is translated from the coding sequence ATGTCCACCACCCTGTTGTATCAGTCCTTCGGCATTCGTGGCTACCAGCAGATTCGAATCGAGTTCAACGCTGGCGTCACGCGGTTCCATGTCGCCCCTGATGAAAAGTCGATCTGCTGTCCTTCGTGCGGGAGCAACAACGTGATCCGACGAGGCGTCAAACAACGCGAATTCAGGGCCTCGCCGATCGGCTTGAAACAGACCGTCGTCGTTGCCACCTTGCCTCGGGTGCAGTGCCGCGATTGCGGGGTCGTTCGGCAGATCCAGGTCCGCTTTGCCGATGCGCGTCGAAGCTACACCAAAGACTGGGCCAAGTACGCATTGCAACTAACTCGCAGCATGACGATCAAGGACGTTGCTGATCTTCTGCGCGTCACCTGGGACGTGATCAAGGAAATCAAGAAGAACGATCTCAGGCGGCGCTTCGCCAATCCTTCCTTGAAAGACGTTCAGCGGATCGCCATCGACGAGATCTGCATCGGCAAAGGGCATCGCTACGTGACACTGGTGATGAATCTGGACAGCGGTGCGATCATCTACGTGGGAGACGGGAAATCGGCTGAATCGTTGGTCCCCTTTTGGAAACGACTGGGGCGTCGGCGGCATCGAATCGAAGCGGTGGCGATGGACATGTCCTCAGCCTACATCTCTGCGGTAAGAGGAAATCTTCCAAAAGCCGACATCGTCTTCGATCGCTTTCATGTGGTGAAGCTGATGAACGAAAAGTTGACCACATTGCGTCGGCAACTGTACCGCGAGGCAACGGTCGACGAGAAATCCGTGCTCAAGGGGAGCCGTTGGTTACTGCTGAAGAACCCCGAGAATCTGAGCGAGGATCGGGACGAGAAGGCTCACCTGGCCGCCGCGCTCGAACTCAACGAACCGCTAGCCATGGGATACTATCTCAAAGAGGAGTTGCGTTTGTTTTGGGCGGAAACATTTCGTTGGCCCGCGCAGTTGTTCCTGCGGTCTTGGTGCCAGCGAGCGATCGCGACAGGACTGTCGCCACTGAAGACGATGGCCAAAACACTGACGCGACTGGAGCACGGACTGTTGAGCTATTTCGATCACCGAATTTCTTCCGGGCCGATGGAGGGAACCAACAACAAAATCAAGACAGTCCAAAGGCAATCCTATGGCATTCGTGATCGCGAATACTTCGAACTGCTCCTCTACTCGCTCCATCAGACAAAGTACGCTCTAGTCGGATGA
- a CDS encoding ISAzo13-like element transposase-related protein yields MVQAWDHDPPGSDKLVPFGVLELTTGLLTLIFGTRECSDFWGDCMTLWWEGVRSRGVRRLVVYLDNGPRNSGVTRKFLRRMVQFADWSGLEVWLVYYPPYHSKYNPVERCRSSLQRKWNGVLLKCWNVVRVCALRMTWNGKHPSVQHIENPYDHEEPVTNAEMKQINARLQRSETLAKYHIIIKPLKPRGR; encoded by the coding sequence ATCGTCCAAGCGTGGGATCATGATCCTCCCGGTTCCGACAAGCTGGTTCCGTTCGGCGTTCTGGAACTCACCACGGGACTGCTGACACTCATCTTTGGCACGCGTGAGTGCAGCGACTTTTGGGGTGACTGCATGACGTTGTGGTGGGAAGGCGTTCGCAGTCGCGGCGTTCGACGTTTGGTGGTGTACCTTGATAACGGGCCGAGGAACTCGGGAGTCACGCGTAAGTTTCTTCGCCGTATGGTGCAGTTCGCGGACTGGTCGGGCCTCGAAGTGTGGCTGGTGTACTATCCGCCTTATCACAGCAAATACAATCCGGTCGAGCGCTGCCGGTCGTCGCTTCAACGGAAATGGAACGGCGTTCTGCTGAAGTGCTGGAATGTAGTCCGAGTCTGTGCCTTACGAATGACCTGGAACGGAAAGCACCCCAGCGTCCAACACATCGAAAACCCCTATGACCACGAAGAACCCGTCACGAACGCAGAAATGAAACAGATCAACGCTCGACTGCAAAGATCCGAAACGCTCGCCAAGTACCACATCATTATCAAACCACTCAAGCCACGCGGCAGGTAA
- a CDS encoding FAD-dependent oxidoreductase: MNSTTRLLSFALLICCGGVESPADEPRNADVIVYGSTPGGFCAAIAAAREGASVILLEPTDHVGAMNTGGLSHCDSNQMVRSTLMGLFDEWHMRVVKDYTDRGLKEPYDPARKDQSKWTFEPHVAMRVAMKMLDEAGVTVLTERYLQSVSTEGPRLNSLVTKHGTFTAKVFVDGSYEGDLMAAAGVDWTIGREGRADYGESLAGKQYPKKLMKVSGFDDDGKLLPLVTTDDAGPDEAGDKKIMTYSFRLCLTEDPKNRVPIPKPDSYDPARFDVVRRAMKTGVRVGFDLYPLPGAKLDGNNSIGGQFSIGLVGGPNEWHSADEAGRKEIWEAHKQYTLEFYHFLKTDPVVPAEIRNRYAKLGLCKDEFASYGHFSPALYVRESRRMKGMYVISQRDILDEPIKDDPIAISSFPIDSHDVQRVALKDGGVINEGTIFPVRRENPKRGYPYHVPYRSILPKPEQCDNLLVPVALSCTHVGISSLRIEGAWMVIGQGAGVAAALAAKESVPVQKLRYANLRERLLAQKQVLDLPEESDEPSANAPRSSIDPKTLPGIVLDDGAATVTGNWVPSTNGKPFVGRGYIHDERNGDGNSTATFRFKVPKSGRYQVNMAYSPHETRAKNIPVTVSSGIHSKTIVVNQTLPLPDGRHFRSIGTVDLNADVETEIQIANSDTAGFVILDALQLMLIEPN, encoded by the coding sequence ATGAATTCGACAACACGTCTCCTTAGTTTTGCCTTGCTGATCTGCTGCGGCGGAGTAGAGTCGCCAGCAGACGAACCTCGCAATGCGGATGTCATTGTGTATGGCTCCACACCGGGTGGCTTCTGCGCCGCCATCGCTGCCGCTCGCGAAGGCGCATCGGTCATTCTTCTCGAGCCGACGGACCATGTCGGCGCGATGAACACGGGCGGGCTGAGCCATTGCGACTCCAATCAGATGGTCCGCAGCACGCTAATGGGTTTGTTTGACGAGTGGCATATGCGCGTGGTGAAGGACTACACCGATCGTGGCCTCAAAGAGCCATACGACCCGGCAAGAAAGGATCAATCAAAGTGGACTTTCGAGCCGCATGTTGCGATGCGCGTGGCCATGAAGATGCTCGACGAGGCTGGAGTCACGGTGCTGACCGAGCGTTATCTTCAATCGGTCTCAACAGAAGGGCCGCGGCTCAATTCCCTTGTCACAAAGCACGGCACGTTCACTGCCAAGGTCTTCGTCGACGGCAGCTACGAAGGCGACTTGATGGCAGCCGCAGGAGTCGATTGGACGATCGGGCGCGAAGGGCGGGCTGACTACGGTGAGTCGCTGGCGGGTAAGCAGTACCCGAAGAAGTTGATGAAAGTAAGCGGTTTCGATGATGACGGAAAACTACTGCCACTGGTTACCACTGATGATGCCGGGCCTGATGAGGCAGGGGACAAGAAAATCATGACTTACAGCTTCCGGCTGTGTCTGACCGAGGACCCGAAAAACAGAGTGCCTATACCCAAACCGGACAGCTACGATCCGGCTCGGTTTGATGTTGTTCGCAGAGCGATGAAGACAGGCGTACGGGTTGGCTTCGACCTTTACCCATTGCCTGGCGCTAAACTCGACGGCAACAACTCCATCGGCGGACAGTTTTCCATAGGCCTGGTAGGCGGCCCCAACGAATGGCACTCGGCGGACGAAGCGGGGCGAAAAGAAATTTGGGAAGCACATAAACAGTACACGCTTGAGTTTTATCACTTCCTGAAAACCGACCCGGTCGTTCCCGCTGAAATCCGTAACAGATATGCGAAGCTCGGCCTGTGTAAGGACGAGTTCGCTAGCTATGGCCACTTTTCACCTGCGCTTTATGTTCGCGAGTCGCGTCGCATGAAGGGCATGTACGTAATCAGTCAGAGGGACATCCTCGATGAGCCCATCAAAGATGACCCCATCGCCATCTCGTCCTTTCCGATCGACTCCCACGACGTCCAGCGAGTTGCACTCAAAGATGGAGGCGTCATTAACGAGGGGACTATTTTTCCAGTACGCAGAGAGAATCCAAAACGGGGCTACCCATACCATGTGCCGTACCGCTCGATCCTGCCCAAACCTGAGCAGTGCGACAACTTGCTTGTGCCGGTCGCTCTGTCGTGTACTCACGTGGGCATCTCCTCACTGAGGATCGAAGGCGCGTGGATGGTCATCGGCCAGGGCGCTGGCGTCGCGGCGGCGTTGGCTGCGAAAGAAAGCGTACCCGTGCAGAAGCTTAGGTACGCAAACCTGCGCGAGCGGTTGCTGGCTCAGAAACAGGTTCTCGACTTGCCCGAGGAGTCTGACGAGCCGTCCGCAAATGCGCCTCGTTCCTCCATCGACCCAAAGACGTTGCCCGGCATCGTACTCGACGACGGGGCCGCAACGGTGACCGGCAATTGGGTACCGTCCACTAACGGTAAACCCTTTGTGGGGCGCGGCTATATCCACGACGAACGCAATGGCGACGGGAACTCCACCGCGACCTTCCGATTTAAGGTGCCAAAGTCCGGTCGATATCAGGTGAATATGGCTTACTCGCCTCATGAAACCCGAGCAAAGAATATTCCGGTGACCGTTTCGTCGGGGATTCACAGCAAAACAATCGTGGTGAATCAGACCCTGCCACTTCCCGACGGCAGACATTTTCGCTCGATCGGCACGGTGGATCTCAACGCGGATGTCGAAACTGAAATTCAGATCGCGAATTCAGACACTGCCGGATTCGTGATCCTGGACGCTCTGCAACTGATGCTCATCGAACCGAATTGA